In one Dermacentor albipictus isolate Rhodes 1998 colony chromosome 4, USDA_Dalb.pri_finalv2, whole genome shotgun sequence genomic region, the following are encoded:
- the LOC135910078 gene encoding galactosylceramide sulfotransferase-like isoform X1, with product MTCRAHDYKALLKNSLRKWDLRKWAVFAVLLLMLVSLHMYGVQQYSLATRAVWYKRFLTNRTRFSNECRGCCRPALNVFLLKTHKCAGSTVQNVLMRFGDRRNLSFALPREGNYFGHPKPFSLSMIPADMIPPWGFNIFCHHVRFGSDDLRRLMPPDTVFITILRDPARLFESLYLYYHLENHTGVSLEAFLKSDTKQHWLDMHRYAARFGRNQMLFDLGMDTSGRTNDSEVDTFIQHIEESFHLVLIAELFDESLILLRDLLCWDTQDVVYFEHNQRMQKAAAGRGSNNGVDKGDSALRREMERYNAGDGRLYRHFRQKMERLIDEYGRKRMRQEVDGLKLWKSLLYEHCVEKLDSGRTVAYETREYSDDVYSIVLRSGVNNRLCLDMARAELPYTERLRRKQRLLARSSHWWTLPWSSGDGAPDEPAVASTRGQLLRRAVSARQRARRRVAKG from the exons AACAGCCTGCGGAAATGGGACCTGCGGAAGTGGGCGGTCTTCGCGGTCCTGCTGTTGATGCTCGTCTCCCTGCACATGTACGGCGTTCAACAGTACAGCCTCGCCACCAGGGCGGTCTGGTACAAGAG ATTCCTGACCAACCGGACGCGCTTCTCGAACGAGTGCCGTGGTTGCTGCCGCCCCGCGCTGAACGTGTTCCTGCTGAAGACTCACAAGTGTGCCGGCTCCACGGTGCAGAACGTGCTCATGCGCTTCGGCGACCGGCGCAACCTCTCGTTCGCCCTGCCCAGAGAAGGCAACTACTTCGGACATCCCAAGCCCTTCTCTCT GTCCATGATCCCAGCAGACATGATCCCTCCGTGGGGCTTCAACATCTTTTGCCACCACGTGCGCTTCGGCAGCGACGACCTGCGGCGCCTGATGCCCCCGGACACGGTGTTCATCACCATCCTGCGCGACCCGGCGCGCCTCTTTGAGTCCCTGTACTTGTACTACCACCTGGAGAACCATACTGGCGTCTCGCTGGAGGCCTTCCTCAAAAGCGACACCAAACAGCACTGGCTGGACATGCACCGCTACGCTGCTCGCTTCGGCCGCAACCAGATGCTCTTCGACCTCGGCATGGACACCTCGGGCCGCACCAACGACTCCGAGGTGGATACCTTCATCCAGCACATCGAGGAGAGCTTCCACCTGGTCCTCATCGCAGAACTTTTCGACGAGTCGCTCATCCTACTCCGAGATTTGCTCTGCTGGGACACCCAG GACGTGGTCTACTTCGAGCACAACCAGCGCATGCAAAAAGCGGCTGCCGGCCGCGGCAGCAACAATGGCGTCGACAAGGGTGACAGCGCTCTTCGTCGCGAGATGGAGCGATACAACGCGGGCGACGGTCGCCTGTACCGTCACTTCCGACAGAAGATGGAGCGCCTCATTGACGAATACGGCCGCAAGCGCATGCGTCAGGAGGTGGACGGCCTGAAGTTGTGGAAGAGCCTGCTCTACGAGCACTGCGTTGAGAAGCTCGATTCCGGCCGCACGGTTGCGTACGAGACGCGCGAGTACAGCGACGACGTCTACAGCATTGTTCTACGTTCGGGAGTCAACAACCGACTCTGCCTGGACATGGCGCGCGCCGAGCTCCCGTACACCGAGAGACTCCGGCGTAAGCAGAGGCTCCTGGCGCGCAGCAGCCACTGGTGGACACTGCCGTGGTCATCCGGGGACGGAGCGCCAGATGAACCGGCAGTCGCCAGCACGCGGGGTCAACTGCTCAGACGGGCGGTCAGTGCCAGGCAAAGAGCGCGTCGGCGTGTGGCCAAAGGTTGA
- the LOC135910078 gene encoding galactosylceramide sulfotransferase-like isoform X2: MTCRAHDYKALLKNSLRKWDLRKWAVFAVLLLMLVSLHIFLTNRTRFSNECRGCCRPALNVFLLKTHKCAGSTVQNVLMRFGDRRNLSFALPREGNYFGHPKPFSLSMIPADMIPPWGFNIFCHHVRFGSDDLRRLMPPDTVFITILRDPARLFESLYLYYHLENHTGVSLEAFLKSDTKQHWLDMHRYAARFGRNQMLFDLGMDTSGRTNDSEVDTFIQHIEESFHLVLIAELFDESLILLRDLLCWDTQDVVYFEHNQRMQKAAAGRGSNNGVDKGDSALRREMERYNAGDGRLYRHFRQKMERLIDEYGRKRMRQEVDGLKLWKSLLYEHCVEKLDSGRTVAYETREYSDDVYSIVLRSGVNNRLCLDMARAELPYTERLRRKQRLLARSSHWWTLPWSSGDGAPDEPAVASTRGQLLRRAVSARQRARRRVAKG, from the exons AACAGCCTGCGGAAATGGGACCTGCGGAAGTGGGCGGTCTTCGCGGTCCTGCTGTTGATGCTCGTCTCCCTGCACAT ATTCCTGACCAACCGGACGCGCTTCTCGAACGAGTGCCGTGGTTGCTGCCGCCCCGCGCTGAACGTGTTCCTGCTGAAGACTCACAAGTGTGCCGGCTCCACGGTGCAGAACGTGCTCATGCGCTTCGGCGACCGGCGCAACCTCTCGTTCGCCCTGCCCAGAGAAGGCAACTACTTCGGACATCCCAAGCCCTTCTCTCT GTCCATGATCCCAGCAGACATGATCCCTCCGTGGGGCTTCAACATCTTTTGCCACCACGTGCGCTTCGGCAGCGACGACCTGCGGCGCCTGATGCCCCCGGACACGGTGTTCATCACCATCCTGCGCGACCCGGCGCGCCTCTTTGAGTCCCTGTACTTGTACTACCACCTGGAGAACCATACTGGCGTCTCGCTGGAGGCCTTCCTCAAAAGCGACACCAAACAGCACTGGCTGGACATGCACCGCTACGCTGCTCGCTTCGGCCGCAACCAGATGCTCTTCGACCTCGGCATGGACACCTCGGGCCGCACCAACGACTCCGAGGTGGATACCTTCATCCAGCACATCGAGGAGAGCTTCCACCTGGTCCTCATCGCAGAACTTTTCGACGAGTCGCTCATCCTACTCCGAGATTTGCTCTGCTGGGACACCCAG GACGTGGTCTACTTCGAGCACAACCAGCGCATGCAAAAAGCGGCTGCCGGCCGCGGCAGCAACAATGGCGTCGACAAGGGTGACAGCGCTCTTCGTCGCGAGATGGAGCGATACAACGCGGGCGACGGTCGCCTGTACCGTCACTTCCGACAGAAGATGGAGCGCCTCATTGACGAATACGGCCGCAAGCGCATGCGTCAGGAGGTGGACGGCCTGAAGTTGTGGAAGAGCCTGCTCTACGAGCACTGCGTTGAGAAGCTCGATTCCGGCCGCACGGTTGCGTACGAGACGCGCGAGTACAGCGACGACGTCTACAGCATTGTTCTACGTTCGGGAGTCAACAACCGACTCTGCCTGGACATGGCGCGCGCCGAGCTCCCGTACACCGAGAGACTCCGGCGTAAGCAGAGGCTCCTGGCGCGCAGCAGCCACTGGTGGACACTGCCGTGGTCATCCGGGGACGGAGCGCCAGATGAACCGGCAGTCGCCAGCACGCGGGGTCAACTGCTCAGACGGGCGGTCAGTGCCAGGCAAAGAGCGCGTCGGCGTGTGGCCAAAGGTTGA
- the LOC135910078 gene encoding galactosylceramide sulfotransferase-like isoform X4 → MLVSLHIFLTNRTRFSNECRGCCRPALNVFLLKTHKCAGSTVQNVLMRFGDRRNLSFALPREGNYFGHPKPFSLSMIPADMIPPWGFNIFCHHVRFGSDDLRRLMPPDTVFITILRDPARLFESLYLYYHLENHTGVSLEAFLKSDTKQHWLDMHRYAARFGRNQMLFDLGMDTSGRTNDSEVDTFIQHIEESFHLVLIAELFDESLILLRDLLCWDTQDVVYFEHNQRMQKAAAGRGSNNGVDKGDSALRREMERYNAGDGRLYRHFRQKMERLIDEYGRKRMRQEVDGLKLWKSLLYEHCVEKLDSGRTVAYETREYSDDVYSIVLRSGVNNRLCLDMARAELPYTERLRRKQRLLARSSHWWTLPWSSGDGAPDEPAVASTRGQLLRRAVSARQRARRRVAKG, encoded by the exons ATGCTCGTCTCCCTGCACAT ATTCCTGACCAACCGGACGCGCTTCTCGAACGAGTGCCGTGGTTGCTGCCGCCCCGCGCTGAACGTGTTCCTGCTGAAGACTCACAAGTGTGCCGGCTCCACGGTGCAGAACGTGCTCATGCGCTTCGGCGACCGGCGCAACCTCTCGTTCGCCCTGCCCAGAGAAGGCAACTACTTCGGACATCCCAAGCCCTTCTCTCT GTCCATGATCCCAGCAGACATGATCCCTCCGTGGGGCTTCAACATCTTTTGCCACCACGTGCGCTTCGGCAGCGACGACCTGCGGCGCCTGATGCCCCCGGACACGGTGTTCATCACCATCCTGCGCGACCCGGCGCGCCTCTTTGAGTCCCTGTACTTGTACTACCACCTGGAGAACCATACTGGCGTCTCGCTGGAGGCCTTCCTCAAAAGCGACACCAAACAGCACTGGCTGGACATGCACCGCTACGCTGCTCGCTTCGGCCGCAACCAGATGCTCTTCGACCTCGGCATGGACACCTCGGGCCGCACCAACGACTCCGAGGTGGATACCTTCATCCAGCACATCGAGGAGAGCTTCCACCTGGTCCTCATCGCAGAACTTTTCGACGAGTCGCTCATCCTACTCCGAGATTTGCTCTGCTGGGACACCCAG GACGTGGTCTACTTCGAGCACAACCAGCGCATGCAAAAAGCGGCTGCCGGCCGCGGCAGCAACAATGGCGTCGACAAGGGTGACAGCGCTCTTCGTCGCGAGATGGAGCGATACAACGCGGGCGACGGTCGCCTGTACCGTCACTTCCGACAGAAGATGGAGCGCCTCATTGACGAATACGGCCGCAAGCGCATGCGTCAGGAGGTGGACGGCCTGAAGTTGTGGAAGAGCCTGCTCTACGAGCACTGCGTTGAGAAGCTCGATTCCGGCCGCACGGTTGCGTACGAGACGCGCGAGTACAGCGACGACGTCTACAGCATTGTTCTACGTTCGGGAGTCAACAACCGACTCTGCCTGGACATGGCGCGCGCCGAGCTCCCGTACACCGAGAGACTCCGGCGTAAGCAGAGGCTCCTGGCGCGCAGCAGCCACTGGTGGACACTGCCGTGGTCATCCGGGGACGGAGCGCCAGATGAACCGGCAGTCGCCAGCACGCGGGGTCAACTGCTCAGACGGGCGGTCAGTGCCAGGCAAAGAGCGCGTCGGCGTGTGGCCAAAGGTTGA
- the LOC135910078 gene encoding galactosylceramide sulfotransferase-like isoform X3, producing MLVSLHMYGVQQYSLATRAVWYKRFLTNRTRFSNECRGCCRPALNVFLLKTHKCAGSTVQNVLMRFGDRRNLSFALPREGNYFGHPKPFSLSMIPADMIPPWGFNIFCHHVRFGSDDLRRLMPPDTVFITILRDPARLFESLYLYYHLENHTGVSLEAFLKSDTKQHWLDMHRYAARFGRNQMLFDLGMDTSGRTNDSEVDTFIQHIEESFHLVLIAELFDESLILLRDLLCWDTQDVVYFEHNQRMQKAAAGRGSNNGVDKGDSALRREMERYNAGDGRLYRHFRQKMERLIDEYGRKRMRQEVDGLKLWKSLLYEHCVEKLDSGRTVAYETREYSDDVYSIVLRSGVNNRLCLDMARAELPYTERLRRKQRLLARSSHWWTLPWSSGDGAPDEPAVASTRGQLLRRAVSARQRARRRVAKG from the exons ATGCTCGTCTCCCTGCACATGTACGGCGTTCAACAGTACAGCCTCGCCACCAGGGCGGTCTGGTACAAGAG ATTCCTGACCAACCGGACGCGCTTCTCGAACGAGTGCCGTGGTTGCTGCCGCCCCGCGCTGAACGTGTTCCTGCTGAAGACTCACAAGTGTGCCGGCTCCACGGTGCAGAACGTGCTCATGCGCTTCGGCGACCGGCGCAACCTCTCGTTCGCCCTGCCCAGAGAAGGCAACTACTTCGGACATCCCAAGCCCTTCTCTCT GTCCATGATCCCAGCAGACATGATCCCTCCGTGGGGCTTCAACATCTTTTGCCACCACGTGCGCTTCGGCAGCGACGACCTGCGGCGCCTGATGCCCCCGGACACGGTGTTCATCACCATCCTGCGCGACCCGGCGCGCCTCTTTGAGTCCCTGTACTTGTACTACCACCTGGAGAACCATACTGGCGTCTCGCTGGAGGCCTTCCTCAAAAGCGACACCAAACAGCACTGGCTGGACATGCACCGCTACGCTGCTCGCTTCGGCCGCAACCAGATGCTCTTCGACCTCGGCATGGACACCTCGGGCCGCACCAACGACTCCGAGGTGGATACCTTCATCCAGCACATCGAGGAGAGCTTCCACCTGGTCCTCATCGCAGAACTTTTCGACGAGTCGCTCATCCTACTCCGAGATTTGCTCTGCTGGGACACCCAG GACGTGGTCTACTTCGAGCACAACCAGCGCATGCAAAAAGCGGCTGCCGGCCGCGGCAGCAACAATGGCGTCGACAAGGGTGACAGCGCTCTTCGTCGCGAGATGGAGCGATACAACGCGGGCGACGGTCGCCTGTACCGTCACTTCCGACAGAAGATGGAGCGCCTCATTGACGAATACGGCCGCAAGCGCATGCGTCAGGAGGTGGACGGCCTGAAGTTGTGGAAGAGCCTGCTCTACGAGCACTGCGTTGAGAAGCTCGATTCCGGCCGCACGGTTGCGTACGAGACGCGCGAGTACAGCGACGACGTCTACAGCATTGTTCTACGTTCGGGAGTCAACAACCGACTCTGCCTGGACATGGCGCGCGCCGAGCTCCCGTACACCGAGAGACTCCGGCGTAAGCAGAGGCTCCTGGCGCGCAGCAGCCACTGGTGGACACTGCCGTGGTCATCCGGGGACGGAGCGCCAGATGAACCGGCAGTCGCCAGCACGCGGGGTCAACTGCTCAGACGGGCGGTCAGTGCCAGGCAAAGAGCGCGTCGGCGTGTGGCCAAAGGTTGA